One Deltaproteobacteria bacterium GWC2_65_14 genomic window, ATCCCCGTGGTGGCGAAGAAGATCAACGAGGGGCCGGGCCCCGTGGCGGTCGCGGAGGCGGTCTTCCGCGTGATCGAGGATGCCGTTTCCCCGATCCGTACCCCGGTGGGTGTCGAGGCGGAGACGTTCGTCCCGATGGCGAAACAGCTGTCGGACGAGGCGTTCGAGGCGAAGGTGAAGGAGATCTTCGGGCTGTAGGGCCGCGCCCTGAACCGCTTGCCGCGGGGAGGAAAATCACACCGAAGTCCGCACGGACTGCAAACCCCGTGCAAACAAAGGCCGTTTTGGGGGTGAAAAGGGGGACTCACAGGGTTCCCTCTTTTCATAATTTACCCACGACTGACTTATGAAGATGATAGTTTTCCCGTTTTATAAACCTTCTTTAGTGAAGAAGTCCCACCGCCTGGAGGCGCAGGGGGGGGATTTCGGTTTTCAGATATAATCTGATCCGAATCCATTCCCCAAGGGGGTGCCCCATGCTCCGCTCGTATCGGGAGATTCTTGTCCTCGGCATTCTGGCGGCGATGATCCTCATCCCTGCGATCCTCGCGATCGCAGCGGAATCCGCGGGAAAAGCGGTCTCACCGATCTTCGGAATCGCGGTTCCCGATGGGTATCGCGACTGGACACTGATCGCCGCGTCCCACCGAACGGACAACAAGGACGAGTTGAGGGCGATCCTCGGGAACCCGGCCGCCGCGAAGGCTCTGAGGGAAGGGACGCTTCCGCTCCCCGACGGCGCCATGCTCGCGAAGCTAGCGTGGAAGCGCGAACCGATGCCCGAATTCCAGGGCGCGTTCAAGCCCGGCGCTCCGCCGCGGATCGAGTTCATGGTGAAGAACTCGAAGAAGTACGCATCGACAGGCGGCTGGGGCTTCGCCCGCTTCATCGATGGGAAGCCGGCCAGTGAAGCCGATCACAAAACGTGCTTTCCGTGCCACGATGCCCTCGTGAAGGGACACGACTTCGTCTTCACGAGGTTCGCGCCTTAACCCGTATTCACGCCGGGCTACGTTGCGAG contains:
- a CDS encoding cytochrome C oxidase subunit III yields the protein MLRSYREILVLGILAAMILIPAILAIAAESAGKAVSPIFGIAVPDGYRDWTLIAASHRTDNKDELRAILGNPAAAKALREGTLPLPDGAMLAKLAWKREPMPEFQGAFKPGAPPRIEFMVKNSKKYASTGGWGFARFIDGKPASEADHKTCFPCHDALVKGHDFVFTRFAP